The following are from one region of the Candidatus Hydrogenedentota bacterium genome:
- a CDS encoding TerB family tellurite resistance protein, whose product MLKRFASLFGGGPAEPLTAAPDTVHMATCVLMLEAARADNDFSDDERRHILSVLRQRFELTPEEAEELLEQAMTVHDESTSLHQFTREINTAFSVAEKVRIVEEIWRIFYADKYLDGHEDHLAAKLRNLLNLSHPVMIDAKMRVLAEIRGGN is encoded by the coding sequence ATGCTGAAACGATTTGCAAGCCTCTTTGGCGGAGGCCCCGCCGAGCCCCTCACCGCAGCCCCGGATACGGTCCATATGGCGACATGCGTATTGATGCTGGAGGCCGCGCGGGCGGACAATGATTTTTCCGACGACGAGCGGCGGCACATTCTGTCCGTCTTGCGCCAGCGTTTTGAGTTGACGCCCGAAGAGGCCGAAGAACTGCTCGAACAGGCCATGACGGTGCATGACGAGAGCACGAGCCTTCACCAGTTTACCCGCGAGATTAACACGGCCTTTTCCGTGGCGGAAAAAGTGCGGATCGTGGAAGAGATCTGGCGGATATTCTACGCGGACAAGTATCTCGACGGACACGAGGATCACCTCGCGGCCAAGCTCCGCAATCTGCTGAACTTGAGCCACCCGGTGATGATCGATGCGAAGATGCGGGTCCTGGCGGAGATCCGCGGCGGGAATTAA
- a CDS encoding glutamine synthetase III, with product MSGNAVRLEAISEIINMQPVGNTVPFADVPTSQIFGENIFSLAVMQKRLPKEVYKSLKKTIEKGTKLDPTTANAVASEMKSWALEKGATHYAHVFYPLTGLTAEKHDSFYTPDGKGGTLVEFEGSTLIQGEPDGSSFPSGGIRQTFEARGYTIWDVTSPAYILENPNGTTLCIPTAFVSWTGEALDKKTPVLRSMQALNKQAQRVLKFFGTAGAFVSSTAGAEQEYFLIDRNFFYARPDLLNAGRTLFGAAPPKGQEFDDHYFGAIPERVLACMFEVERECFKLGIPVKTRHNEVAPGQYEIAPVYEFGNVATDHQQLIMVTLKKVAEKYGMVCLLHEKPFKGVNGSGKHLNFSMGSADAGNLFDPGDTPAENAQFLVFCAAMIRAVYKWSPLLRAVVASASNDHRLGANEAPPAILSIFLGDELTEVIESIATGKPMKSREKVMHVGADVLPEIPRHSGDRNRTSPMAFTGNRFEFRAVGSGQSIAGPLVALNTIMAEALDYCATKLEAADTSSPKKLGAAVEELVKEVYLECQTIVFNGDGYSEAWHQEAAKRGLPNLKTTPDALPALKDKAVYDLFEKYEVLTPRETESRYEVYAEQYIKSINVESNLMLEIAQTMIFPAAIRYQGELATSLANLKAVGIETDADTLKYITKLIADLQGALKTLGTAKAGEPHDPEAGCNYCRDVIIPAMVALRSVVDELETIVADDHWPLPTYQEMLFVR from the coding sequence ATGAGCGGGAATGCGGTACGGCTTGAAGCCATTTCGGAAATCATCAACATGCAGCCGGTTGGGAACACGGTTCCCTTCGCGGATGTGCCCACCAGCCAGATCTTCGGCGAGAATATCTTCAGCCTGGCGGTCATGCAGAAGCGCCTTCCGAAAGAGGTGTACAAGTCCCTCAAGAAGACCATCGAGAAGGGTACAAAGCTCGATCCGACAACGGCCAACGCCGTGGCGTCGGAAATGAAGTCCTGGGCGCTGGAGAAAGGCGCAACCCACTACGCCCACGTATTCTATCCCCTTACGGGCCTGACGGCGGAGAAGCATGACTCCTTCTATACGCCCGACGGCAAGGGCGGAACCCTCGTTGAATTCGAAGGTTCCACCCTCATCCAGGGCGAGCCGGACGGCTCCTCCTTTCCCAGCGGCGGTATCCGGCAGACCTTCGAGGCCCGTGGTTACACGATTTGGGACGTGACCAGCCCGGCGTACATCCTCGAAAACCCCAACGGCACGACCCTGTGTATCCCCACCGCCTTCGTGTCCTGGACGGGTGAGGCGCTGGACAAGAAGACCCCGGTGCTTCGCTCGATGCAGGCGCTGAACAAGCAGGCCCAGCGCGTGCTGAAGTTCTTCGGTACCGCCGGCGCCTTCGTGTCCTCCACCGCCGGCGCGGAGCAGGAATATTTCCTTATCGACCGGAACTTCTTCTACGCCCGCCCCGACTTGCTCAATGCCGGCCGCACGCTTTTCGGCGCCGCGCCGCCCAAGGGCCAGGAATTCGACGACCACTACTTCGGCGCGATCCCCGAGCGCGTGCTTGCGTGCATGTTCGAGGTGGAACGCGAGTGCTTCAAGCTCGGCATCCCCGTGAAGACCCGCCACAACGAAGTGGCCCCCGGCCAGTACGAGATTGCTCCGGTGTACGAGTTCGGCAACGTCGCCACCGACCACCAGCAGCTCATCATGGTAACCTTGAAAAAGGTTGCCGAGAAGTATGGCATGGTTTGCCTCCTTCACGAGAAGCCTTTCAAGGGCGTGAACGGCTCCGGCAAGCACCTGAACTTCTCCATGGGTTCGGCCGACGCCGGCAACCTCTTCGATCCCGGTGACACCCCGGCGGAAAACGCCCAGTTCCTCGTGTTCTGCGCAGCGATGATTCGGGCCGTCTACAAGTGGTCGCCCCTGCTTCGCGCCGTGGTGGCCAGTGCCTCCAATGACCACCGTCTCGGCGCCAACGAAGCGCCCCCCGCGATTCTCTCCATCTTCCTGGGCGACGAGCTCACGGAAGTGATCGAGTCCATCGCCACGGGCAAGCCCATGAAGTCGCGCGAGAAGGTGATGCACGTGGGCGCCGATGTGCTGCCGGAAATTCCCCGGCACTCCGGCGATCGCAACCGCACCAGCCCCATGGCCTTTACCGGCAACCGTTTCGAGTTCCGTGCCGTGGGTTCCGGCCAGTCCATCGCCGGTCCCCTGGTCGCCCTGAATACGATCATGGCCGAAGCACTCGACTATTGCGCCACGAAGCTTGAAGCGGCCGATACCAGCAGCCCGAAGAAGCTCGGCGCCGCGGTGGAAGAGCTGGTGAAAGAGGTCTACCTTGAATGCCAGACCATTGTGTTCAACGGCGACGGCTATTCCGAAGCGTGGCATCAGGAAGCGGCCAAGCGCGGCCTGCCCAATCTGAAGACCACGCCGGACGCGCTGCCCGCGCTGAAGGACAAGGCGGTGTACGACCTCTTCGAGAAATACGAAGTGCTTACGCCCCGCGAAACGGAAAGCCGCTATGAGGTCTATGCCGAGCAGTACATCAAGAGCATCAACGTCGAATCGAACCTGATGCTCGAGATTGCCCAGACGATGATCTTCCCGGCGGCCATCCGCTACCAGGGAGAGCTGGCCACCAGCCTCGCGAACCTGAAGGCCGTGGGCATCGAGACCGATGCCGACACCCTCAAGTACATCACCAAGCTCATCGCCGACCTCCAGGGCGCCCTCAAGACCCTCGGCACGGCCAAAGCGGGCGAGCCCCACGATCCGGAAGCGGGCTGCAACTACTGCCGCGACGTCATCATCCCCGCGATGGTGGCCCTGCGCTCGGTGGTGGACGAACTGGAGACCATCGTAGCCGATGATCACTGGCCCCTGCCGACCTACCAGGAAATGCTCTTCGTCCGCTAA
- a CDS encoding DUF1559 domain-containing protein, with amino-acid sequence MNRKGFTLIELLVVIAIIGILAAILLPALARAREAARRASCQNNLKQLGLMLKMYANESKGERYPPMGVRDCNDELLVWNAMFDASVVYPEYLTDFDVLVCPSNPAGTTALELWDEGKTNHMIYPHSPLMNNGRVEPCEVVTHPYYYNGFAMSQTMFEDEDLEHNMSHFAEAVGIFGEELEHAFMHDGFDGAKAYVDKDWAFFFHGAFGDIGSQGTARRLREGIERFFITDINNAGGTAQAQSQIVLMSDTVAPHPEHLSHVPGGANVLYMDGHVAFIKWAGGTGLTNPFPMNEAGFNLHFGTMGAAGGGGHHP; translated from the coding sequence ATGAACCGAAAGGGATTTACCCTTATTGAACTACTGGTGGTAATTGCGATCATCGGCATTCTTGCCGCCATTCTGCTGCCGGCCCTGGCCCGCGCGCGGGAGGCGGCGCGCCGCGCGAGCTGCCAGAATAACCTGAAGCAGCTCGGCCTGATGCTCAAGATGTATGCGAACGAGAGCAAGGGCGAACGCTACCCCCCGATGGGCGTACGCGATTGCAACGACGAGTTGCTCGTGTGGAACGCCATGTTCGACGCCTCCGTGGTGTACCCCGAGTACCTCACGGATTTCGACGTGCTGGTATGCCCGAGTAACCCGGCCGGTACCACGGCGCTCGAACTGTGGGACGAGGGCAAGACGAATCACATGATCTACCCCCATTCGCCCCTGATGAACAATGGCAGAGTGGAGCCTTGTGAGGTGGTGACCCACCCCTATTACTACAACGGTTTCGCGATGAGCCAGACGATGTTTGAAGACGAAGATCTGGAACACAATATGTCCCATTTTGCGGAAGCGGTGGGCATTTTCGGCGAGGAACTCGAGCACGCGTTCATGCACGATGGATTCGACGGTGCGAAGGCCTATGTGGACAAGGATTGGGCCTTCTTCTTCCATGGCGCCTTTGGGGATATCGGAAGCCAGGGTACCGCTCGTCGGCTTCGCGAAGGCATCGAGCGCTTCTTCATCACGGACATCAACAATGCGGGTGGCACGGCCCAGGCACAGTCCCAGATTGTGCTGATGAGCGACACCGTCGCCCCCCACCCCGAGCACTTGAGCCATGTGCCGGGCGGGGCCAATGTGCTGTATATGGACGGCCATGTGGCGTTCATCAAGTGGGCCGGCGGCACCGGGCTGACAAACCCCTTCCCCATGAACGAGGCGGGCTTCAACCTG